The Candidatus Eisenbacteria bacterium genome has a window encoding:
- the cadA gene encoding cadmium-translocating P-type ATPase, translating to MERGDRNGQAGARGDSSAASPATVRHLAVTGMHCASCVASVEKGLLALPGVLSASVNLVAGTATVKLSDSGPDAGRLIAAVRASGAFEAKDLMIEGAEDALEVERGQERADLRRRFLASLALTIPILILSMPGMLGLHGPLSGQASLFAQLALSAPVMFWCAVPFFRGFVAALRRRTADMNSLVAIGTASAFLYSVAGTLFPRAFPIAMRPHGTVHVYYETAVVIVTLILMGRFLEDRARGRASEAIRKLAGLQSRTARVLRSGREEEIPIALVAIDDAVLVRPGERIPVDGEVIEGGSAVDESLVTGESLPIEKRAGDRVIGGTLNGTGSFTFRATAVGRGTVLAQIVELVRQAQGSKAPIQRLVDRVAAVFVPVVVLVALATLVVWLAVGPEPRLAHALSSFVAVLIIACPCALGLATPTAITVAAGKGAEIGVLASSAEALELLGRSTAVVFDKTGTLTQGRPTLEKAHLFGTIREETALRLIAGAETRSEHPLAAAVVRAMAERGIEAPQPEEFDSVPGGGVLARVAGRKVIVGSADFLERNGVVSRDADLIGRREAAEGRTQVLAAIDGELAAALSIADPVKDEAAGVVEGLKSRGFIVSMQTGDAAGTAIAVAARLGIDRVFAEVRPSGKAEAVRALRGEGHRVLMVGDGVNDAPALAAADVGIAMGTGADVAMESAGITLLGGNLSRLVAAVDLSRATARTIRQNLFWAFVYNVLGIPIAAGVLYPLTGWILNPAIAAFAMAMSSVSVVSNSLRLKRFQAKSARGASTQGRRIKMIGRSGVGTIRIGAILAIVATLAVAGIAGAAEIDPVSKKKVKDKKAPIAVFLDKVYKFASVENLAKFRAAPEQYATTTCPVSGKDVRIADAKAKTQWGGRTWYFCCATDKEAFEKEPEKYATYRCPACGGIAPISMGSPAVGTYEGSELRFCCGGCKEAFEEAPEAYFSSLVPEGGVSAASPAGESGK from the coding sequence ATGGAACGAGGCGACAGGAACGGGCAGGCCGGCGCGCGGGGGGACTCCTCGGCGGCGTCTCCCGCGACCGTCCGCCATCTCGCCGTCACGGGGATGCACTGCGCCTCCTGCGTGGCGAGCGTCGAGAAGGGGTTGCTCGCCTTGCCGGGCGTTCTCTCGGCGAGCGTCAATCTAGTGGCGGGAACGGCGACGGTGAAGTTGTCCGACTCCGGTCCCGACGCCGGAAGGTTGATCGCCGCCGTCCGCGCCTCGGGCGCGTTCGAGGCGAAGGATCTCATGATCGAGGGGGCCGAGGACGCGCTCGAGGTCGAGCGCGGGCAGGAACGCGCCGATCTGCGCCGTCGGTTCCTCGCGTCGCTCGCTCTCACGATCCCGATCTTGATCCTGTCGATGCCCGGGATGCTTGGCCTGCACGGCCCGCTTTCGGGGCAGGCGAGCCTGTTCGCGCAGCTCGCCCTGAGCGCGCCCGTCATGTTCTGGTGCGCGGTTCCCTTCTTCCGAGGATTCGTCGCCGCCCTGCGCAGGCGGACGGCAGACATGAACAGCCTGGTCGCGATCGGCACCGCCTCGGCGTTTCTCTACTCCGTCGCCGGAACGCTCTTTCCGCGCGCCTTCCCCATCGCCATGCGGCCGCACGGGACGGTCCATGTCTACTACGAGACTGCCGTTGTCATCGTGACGCTGATTCTGATGGGGCGCTTTCTTGAGGATCGGGCGCGGGGACGGGCGTCCGAGGCGATTCGGAAGCTCGCGGGGCTCCAGTCGCGGACCGCGCGCGTGCTCCGGTCCGGCCGGGAGGAGGAGATCCCGATCGCGCTGGTCGCGATCGACGACGCGGTGCTCGTGCGTCCCGGCGAGCGGATCCCGGTTGACGGAGAGGTGATCGAGGGCGGCTCGGCCGTGGACGAGAGCCTGGTCACGGGGGAATCGCTCCCGATCGAGAAGCGCGCGGGCGATCGCGTGATCGGAGGCACGCTCAATGGGACGGGGAGTTTCACATTCCGCGCGACTGCGGTCGGTCGAGGGACAGTCCTCGCGCAGATCGTGGAACTGGTCCGCCAAGCGCAGGGAAGCAAGGCGCCGATCCAGCGCCTGGTCGATCGCGTGGCGGCGGTCTTCGTCCCCGTCGTCGTCCTGGTCGCTCTCGCCACGCTCGTCGTGTGGCTCGCCGTCGGCCCGGAGCCGCGGCTCGCGCACGCCCTCTCGAGCTTTGTCGCGGTCCTGATCATCGCATGTCCCTGCGCGCTCGGCCTGGCGACGCCCACCGCGATCACGGTTGCCGCCGGGAAGGGGGCGGAGATCGGCGTGCTGGCGAGCTCCGCGGAAGCGCTGGAGCTTCTGGGCCGCTCGACCGCCGTCGTGTTTGACAAGACCGGGACGCTGACGCAGGGGCGGCCTACTCTGGAGAAGGCGCATCTGTTCGGGACGATTCGCGAAGAGACCGCCCTGCGTTTGATCGCTGGGGCTGAGACTCGCTCCGAGCATCCCCTGGCCGCGGCGGTCGTGAGGGCCATGGCCGAGCGGGGGATCGAGGCTCCGCAGCCGGAGGAGTTCGACTCGGTGCCCGGGGGCGGCGTTCTGGCGCGCGTCGCGGGGCGCAAGGTCATCGTGGGAAGCGCGGACTTCCTCGAACGGAATGGCGTCGTCTCGCGCGATGCCGATCTGATCGGGCGGCGGGAAGCGGCGGAAGGAAGGACGCAGGTGTTGGCGGCCATCGACGGCGAACTTGCCGCGGCTCTCTCCATCGCGGATCCGGTCAAGGACGAAGCGGCCGGAGTCGTGGAGGGGCTCAAGTCGCGTGGGTTCATCGTCTCGATGCAGACGGGCGACGCGGCGGGGACGGCTATTGCCGTCGCCGCGAGGCTCGGCATCGATCGCGTGTTCGCCGAGGTTCGGCCTTCGGGCAAGGCCGAGGCCGTCCGGGCGTTGAGAGGCGAGGGGCACCGCGTCCTCATGGTCGGCGACGGCGTGAACGACGCGCCGGCTCTTGCTGCGGCCGATGTCGGGATCGCGATGGGAACTGGCGCCGATGTCGCCATGGAGAGCGCGGGGATCACGCTCCTGGGAGGGAATCTCTCCCGTCTGGTAGCGGCGGTGGACCTCTCGCGCGCGACGGCCCGGACGATCCGCCAGAACCTCTTCTGGGCGTTTGTCTATAACGTCCTCGGCATACCGATCGCGGCCGGCGTCCTCTATCCCCTCACGGGATGGATCCTCAATCCCGCCATCGCGGCCTTCGCCATGGCGATGAGTTCGGTGAGCGTCGTGAGCAACAGCCTCAGGCTGAAGCGCTTTCAGGCCAAGTCGGCCCGAGGCGCTTCAACGCAGGGAAGGAGAATCAAGATGATCGGGAGATCTGGAGTCGGAACGATTCGCATCGGAGCGATTCTGGCCATCGTCGCAACGCTCGCCGTGGCGGGGATTGCCGGCGCGGCCGAGATCGATCCTGTTTCCAAGAAGAAGGTGAAGGACAAGAAGGCGCCGATCGCGGTCTTCCTCGACAAGGTGTACAAGTTCGCGTCTGTGGAGAACCTGGCGAAGTTCCGCGCCGCTCCGGAGCAGTACGCGACGACGACATGCCCCGTGTCGGGAAAGGATGTGCGGATCGCTGACGCGAAAGCCAAGACGCAGTGGGGCGGGCGAACCTGGTACTTCTGCTGCGCCACCGACAAGGAGGCGTTCGAGAAGGAGCCGGAGAAGTACGCGACCTATCGCTGTCCCGCCTGCGGGGGGATCGCGCCGATCAGCATGGGGTCGCCGGCCGTCGGGACCTATGAAGGCAGCGAGCTCCGCTTCTGTTGCGGTGGCTGCAAGGAGGCGTTCGAAGAGGCGCCCGAGGCCTACTTCTCGAGCCTCGTGCCGGAAGGCGGGGTGTCAGCCGCAAGTCCGGCCGGGGAGAGCGGCAAGTGA